GCAGTCACCAAAGAGCCACCTCTAGGAATGTCATAGTCTCCCACCACCTGCAAACACCAGACACTACAGCACGAAGAGGAATGGCTGTACCTTGGCCAGGATGCTCAGCTGGGTGGTCCCCCGCTCATCCAGTGGCCCTAGGTTCTGACTAACCAATGAGCAGAAGCTATGGCAGAGATCCAGGATTTCATTCAGACAGTGGAAAGCCTGCAGAGGAAGAAAGCACACGTGTGTGTAAGGGTCATTCAAGGGTCTCCTGGCCTCACAGCAGCCTCAGCTCGCTCTGGGATTTCACATCTCACACTAAACTTAATTCATAAACTTAATTTAGTTTAATACATCTCCATAAAGCCTTGGCCAAGGGAACTACTTTGATGTTCATGAGGAGCTAGCCAAGCAGCAAGCCAAATCTGGAGTAAATTCCAGGACCATCCCACGTGCTTCTGGTGTGGTGCTTTGGGAAAAGACCACGGCAGCCTCTCCACCCATGCTGACCAAGCTGCCACCGCCACTGAATAGCCAGCAAGAACTACTACCCCCGCCCCGCCAAACACATTCACAGTGTCCTGGAAAACCTGCCTTTGCAATGCTAAGTGAACTAGGGGAATTTTCAATCAATAGTTTTAGTGATTTGCACATTTATGCTTATGACTAGGGAGGTACTAGAGAAAAACTCAAAATGCATAATTGCCATGTGCCTCTTGTGTGGCAGCGCCTCCTTCACACCCAGCGCGTGTCCACGTGTAATGCTGGTTCTACCAACTCTTGCAGGTCTGTTGGCTCAAACACTACAGCTGTGTGAGCCTTGTGGGACTAAGAGGCACTCACTGGTTTCAGCAAGATGAAGGACTGGGCCAGGAGGTTGCTCAGGAAGTGGTCGTGTGCCAGCCGTATGCTCTCAAAGTCACGGGTGGAATTGATCTGGTGCAGGAGCTGTGCAAACTGAGACTCGAGGACATCCACCTGGGAGCAAGAAAGCCAGAAAACACACTGCCACCTTTGCCAGGGCCACGGGCATCTTGGAGGGAAAAAGGAGAATCCGCCCAAAggaacaggagcagcagcagttctgaaTCAGATCTTTAAAAGGTCTCCAAAGAACCAAAGAAAGAGCCATGGAGCACTGGAGACAAAAGCCTGTTTCCCACCTGCCAGTCCTCCCAAAGGAAGGTGGAACTACCTAGCACCCTCACCTGCAAGTAATACTGCAGATTGTCCACAAGGAAAGTCATGTGATGCCGCATCTGCCACTTGACCGCGCCTGTCCGGCTGGATTCCAGGCCCTTGCCCTGCATCTGCAGAGCCCAGCAATGCTGCAGCTCAGCCTGGACTCGCCGCACGCTCAGCAGGTACTTGAACACCACGTTGTATCTGGAGAAGAGTGCAGATCCTGGCTGGGCCACGCCCTGGGCAAGGAGCCCTGACCGAAAACACGGACCCCATTCCGATCAGGGGGAGCCTCTCCTCTTCCAGGAgcacaccatgtgtgtgtgtgtgggggggggagtcccagaCTTGGAAAGATACACCACCCAAAGCTTTTCTCCCAAACCAATGCTATCACCAACCACTAAGTACTATGGCCGCCAAGGGGAAGCCCAGCACTCACTTCTCCAGCACAGCGGGCGTGAAGAGGATATGTAGAGGCCACTGCACCTTGTAGTGGAGTCCTAGTGCAGCCCAGCCAGATGTGGGAGATTCATGGGGGGATAATTCTCGAGAAGGGGTTTCACGAGCTTGAGCAACATCTGAAATGGAAGCCCATGAAAACAACTTGCACTGGAGGCAGGAGGCAGTTAGGTTAACAAAGATCAGCCCAGGGCAGCTGGCAGAATGGATGTAAGGAAAAATTGGCAATTTTCTTACCACTAATTCTTATTTTCAGGAGAGACAGGAGGGTATTCTATATCCTTTGGGACTGTCCCCTCCttcagaaggaagggagagacaGCTTACGAAAGAGGACTCCTCCATGAAGGAGAGTCTCTTACTTTCTAGAACAGGAACAATCTACAACATACATGGTCAGTGGGCaccaatgtggcaaatgaagcgCTATGGTGCTAAGTGCAAGATGATCCGCACCGgaaatcctaactttaaatacATGCTGATGGGGTCTCAGCTAGCCATGAGTTTGAGAGAAACATCTGGCTGTTGTGGCAGACAGCTCCATGAAAAGGTCAGCTTCATGCCTTGGCAGCACGTtcaggattattaggaaagggactgaaaataaggTGGCCAGTACTGTGGTGCCCCTGGTACAGACCTGTGGTGGGGCCTTATCCGGCATGTTGTGTAGAGTTCTGCTTGCTGTATCTCAAAAGAGCTATTGCAGAGCTGAGAAAAGTGCAGAAGATGGGGGAAAGGATGATCTAGGGGTAGCACCTATgacaagaggcttttttttttttaaagactactGGGGGACAtgacagaagtttataaaattgtaTCTGGGGTAGAGAAAACAGATAGAGAgaacattttctctctcccataCCAGAACTTGTGGACACCCAACAAAGCTTTGGCTGGGATAGGGGGCGGGAtacaaatataataaacaaacaaacaaataaagtttATGAGCAACAGGTTCAGGGCACACAATGGGgagtgggctttttaaaaaaaaaaaaacaactcaaagTAATTAAGCGGTGTTATTTCCTCTCACTGCCAGTGGACAGAAGGATGGCCACGAGCACAGATGGTTTGAAAAGAGGGTCAgacattcatggaggaggaggggcaCGTCCCCCAGTTCTAGTGAGTCgggggaacctccatatccagaggcagcaaacctctgcacACCAGGGCTGggaggcaacagcaggggaaACTTGGCCTGGTTGACTGGCCCTCCGTGGCAACTGTTGGCTGCTGtctgaaaacaggatgctggaccgaACGGATACAGAATTTCCTCCTGCCTTTACTGGAGAACAACTAACAGGACTGTGCAGAATCCCTCTCGTTCTGCAGCACAACCACCTGTGGAGCAGTTTATAATTGGGGGTCTAAGGCACAGGAAGGGCTGCTTTGCCCCTCTCCGTCCAACAAGATTGGGGGCTGGGGTTTGAACTCTAGCCCTGCTGCACAGTTGGCGTTGACAGGTCCTTCGGCAGAGGAGGCCAGGGGGACTCACACATCTGCACTGCCCAACACAACGCAACTTGTGACACCAAACCCACCTCGGTGCTCCTTTCCATGGTAGTGGATAGTCAGATGAAGGAGAGGAAGGAGGTTGTCGTCATCCAATAATACTTTGTGGGCTGACTGCTGGAAAGCCACATTGACATCTGTGAGGCAAAGGCACGAATGGCCTGATCAGCAGGCAGAAATGCCACGGCCGGCTCTCCCTGCCCTCTTTCGTGGCACGTCACATCAGAAGCACCTCTCCGAGGTGAGACTTGTAGGAGGCCGGCTCCCCTTGGAAAGAAGAGGGTTGGCCTCTACATTCCATGAGAAACCAAGACAAGTACCAGGCCGTCCATGGCTGAATGGAGGCACCCCGCAGCACTAACTGCCAGCCCCCCCgaagccttcccctccccgagAAGAATTTCCTGACACTTGCCGTGCTCGGTCACTGCACTGGGAGGCGTCTTCAGCATATGCTGTGCGGTGTCAATGAAAGCCTGAAATAGCTCTCCTCTGCCCAAGAGATAAAAATCTTTAATAATCTGAAAGGAAAGCAAGTAACATCGAAGGCATCAAGGTCTCCAACTGAGTCACTCTCTGTCCCCAGGAGCCCAACTCTCCAGCCTCCTGAAGAAGGAGGAGATTTCAAAAGTTCAGGAGGAAATCGGAATTTACcttcaactgccctatgaggtctGATTCTTCTACCATCAGCTTCCATAAGTGCTGAGAAGTAAGAGAGGACAGTCTATCAATATCCTGAGCCAAGAATCcccaacagctgagaggcagAGCCACCTCTTCTCCCCAGGAGACAAACATACCCATATGGAGCTGCTGTACACTGAGTCAGTCCACTAGACTATCATGGTcagtattagaaaagagcaaagagtctagtagcaccttaaagactatgaaaatttctagcagggtaggagctttcgtgagtcgcagctcatttcttcagatatcaTCGTGATCTAAacccagtattgtctattctgactggcagccactctccagggtctttcacaaccacctactacctggtctgaAACACAatgtgcaggactagatggaccaatagtctgagccagcagggctcttcttatattatgCTGACCTCAGCCACAGTGCTCCGGATCCAGTCAACCACAGACTCAAAGTCCACCAGGTTGAAGATGGGCTGCTGTTTGAGGCGATGCAATTCTGCAGCAAAGGTGTCCTCCTGGTTCTTCAAGATGGACCCTGAGGCACAAGAAAAGGGCAGTCTGGTCAGCAGCTGTCCTTTGTGCCCATGGGAAAGAAGGGagacatttttgtttttgccatcaagccacagccaacttatggcaacccctggtggtgttttcaaggcgagaggcattcggaggtggtctgccattgcctgcctctacatcatgcccctggtattccttggaggtctcccatcccaatacttgccagggttgaggctgagagtgtgtgactggcccaaggtcatccagcaacatCCCATGGCagagagattcgaacctgggtctcccagatcctagtctgacactttaaccaccacaccccaTTGGTTCTCATGTCCTTCATGTCCGAGAGACAGAAGAGAGGCCCATACTTAACACATTAGTCTAGCTCACCCACCAGTGCCTTCTGGTGGACACAAGGCCAGCCCTACTGATTGTTACACTAAGAACAGCAGAACATGCAAAATATCAGAAATAGTCAAAGGGGCTGGTGGGTCTTAGCTGGAACCCTGCATTTCCTTCTAAAAACCTTAATTGTAGTAGTGGGAGGCCCTCAAAGATGGAGCAGGAAactctggggcatttttcacggtagattttgcttcggttttgccatggactaaaaaaaacaacgatttaaatatttttttcatggccgcgatttatccccgtcaattatctgtagttttggtttttcatgggaacaaagtacgctgtatttgacaatggtttggtctgtcccttttgcaggaggcctccccttccaacagtctcattgtttatgcctgcccccagctccgccccagctccgcccagcagattacctcgtgcggttcaccagccccagtgcaaaaaacaagcaccagtccctctggtctcctccatttttcttccaccctcgccctgttctgcttttggaacagtaagattccaaattggggggggggggcaaggcagccctttcctcaaagcttccctctattttctataggtgtggaacccattgccctttaatgataggattgggggggggcagggaatccatgtgcccagagaagtgtttagctgaaagtgggaatagcggggggaggggagaggaaagaaggcccctggattgcgcgccagccccgatccagccagtgtgcatggcggggggggggggggagaaaagaaggcccctggattgcgcgccggccatgatccggccacattgcatcatgagacaggagggctcctagcttgcgcgccagccccgatccagccagtgtgcatggcgggggggggggggagaggaaagaagcccCCTGGATTGCGctctggccatgatccggccacagtgcatcgagagagaggagggaggtaagagcaggctggccgcccctcttcagaagagtgatgggagggagttttgccttgggttttccgctctcaggatgcacatttttcccatccgatttctcaaaaatccctcctcccctctcggGCAGAGGAgccaacagcccctccccttgaacatcccccccacgggtccagctgccctagactgagctgccaccacctaTACCCCCAGAAcgtgaggagcacatggcgtggccccgcaggtctccccctggagccgtccgtccgacgtccctctgggcttggaggtgtgggcccagctccaaggcccatcccgggcgaggggcggggaaggcgtgcagggacagagggagagaagcgccaggattctaggcaggcaggcagcaaaaggggcggtattcttgtccgagtgcGAAACTCcaccagccaatcaccgttcttgggggaggagaaaggagacatcccggggagcgaagcaaacattttttcatgggcatccgagaaACAAAACACAactccacaggaaagatcgtctcaaaagtggtttggattgcctctcttttaacgcggctcattttgctcagtgggggaaaatacggatctgcagtgaataaccaaaatttgactccgacgcaaatcagcgtcgaaacagcagcaaatctccgtgaagaatacccctctgaGGTGGACCAAAGAGGGAAAAGTTCTGTGAGAACAATCTGAGGCATTCGTGATTGCAAAAACAGACAGCTGAGAGGTTTTAAGTATCAAACCCCGCTTAActccagaactttacatttatcttcagttaaattcattttgttagttttagcccagttttccagcctgtcaagatcatcctgcatcctggctctgtcttctaccgtatttgctacccctcccaatttagtatcatctgcaaatttaataagcatttcCTCTACTCCTTCATCCaattcatttataaagatgttgaacagcacAGGCCCAGGACATCCcagaggcactccactagtcactccaagatgaggaaccattaacaagcgctCTGAGTGCAATCCGTCAACCAGtttcagatccacctaacagtaataggatctaaaccacattttaccaacttgtcaacaagaatattatgtggaacctcaTCAAagtccttactgaaatcaagataaactatgttcacagcattcccctgatccagcatggtagtAAATTTCTCAGAAAAGGAAatgaggttagtctgacatgacttgttcttgagaaacccgtgctacctcttagtaatcacagccatcctttctagatgctcaaggactgactgatgatttgttctaaaacttttccagatATGACATCAAAGTGATgtgtcagtagttacccggattctccttttcccccttcttaaagatggggaccacatttgcccatcacctccagtcttctggcacctcacctgttctccaataattctcaaaaataatggacagaggctcagaaattacatctgcgagttctttgagtacccgtggatgcaattcatctggctctgaggacttagtttcatttaacaaagaaactaggtgtttgtgcactaccccaatgccaatcctaagctgcaactcccttccttcATATGTTTTTGacatgttgagcaccgtttccctcgcaagagaagactgaggaaatgtaggaattgagcagtcctgccctctcttcatcacctgtgacaatttcactttcctgttcgtgcaatgggcctaccatgtccttgctctttttcttactctgaacataaaaagaacccttttttgtgtttagcatctcttgctagcctaagctcatactgagctttagcttttctaactcTATCCCTACAAGCActtgttatttgtttatattcatccttggttataaggccctccttcaaTTTCCTAAAAgaatcttttttatttctcaactctttaaaaagctgtttatggagccaccctggcctctttaggctcctcccatttttccttctcataagaATGgcttgtgattgtg
The Euleptes europaea isolate rEulEur1 chromosome 20, rEulEur1.hap1, whole genome shotgun sequence genome window above contains:
- the TUBGCP4 gene encoding gamma-tubulin complex component 4, with the translated sequence MVVVEQIKTQKIHGCQILEIIHQYSRGGLPPVRSALEQVLAMCHAVLYKQLSAWMLHGLLLDQHEEFFIKQGPSSGSVPSQPDEEEEDLGIGGLTGKQLRELQDMRLIEEENMLAPSPKQFSLRIEMLPSYIPVRVAEKILFVGESVQMFESQNVSLTKKGSILKNQEDTFAAELHRLKQQPIFNLVDFESVVDWIRSTVAEHLWKLMVEESDLIGQLKIIKDFYLLGRGELFQAFIDTAQHMLKTPPSAVTEHDVNVAFQQSAHKVLLDDDNLLPLLHLTIHYHGKEHRDVAQARETPSRELSPHESPTSGWAALGLHYKVQWPLHILFTPAVLEKYNVVFKYLLSVRRVQAELQHCWALQMQGKGLESSRTGAVKWQMRHHMTFLVDNLQYYLQVDVLESQFAQLLHQINSTRDFESIRLAHDHFLSNLLAQSFILLKPAFHCLNEILDLCHSFCSLVSQNLGPLDERGTTQLSILAKGFSSQSSLLFKILSSVHNHQINSDLAQLLLRLDYNKYYTQAGGTLGSVGLD